DNA from Amycolatopsis sp. DSM 110486:
ACGTAGCGGCGGTTGCGCTCCAGCACGGAGAACGCAGTCTGCAGCGTGTCGAGCGTGTCCTCCATGGCTTCCGGCGAAACGAAGGCCGGGTTGTCGGCCGACGTGTGGTACTCCGGGTAGCCCGCGTACGGCGTGCGCGTCAGGGATCCGACGCCGAGGTTGAAGCCGGGGGAGCAGAACTGCCGCTCGTCGTAGCCGTAGGGCGAGAACTCGCGGATCTCGTGCGGCTTGTCCTTGAGCACGTGGGCCATCACGCGGTCGATGTCCGCGTCACCGCGGCGGCTGCGCTTGTACGTGAGCGAGCCGCGGTCACCCGCGCAGGCCAGCACCACGCCGTGTTTCACGCGGTCGACGTGCTCAACGTTGCGCGCGAGCCACGTGATCGCGCCGATCGTGCCCGGCATGAACAGGAAGCGGTACGTGAAGTGCGGCTTCTCGACAGCCAGCTCCTGCGCCAGCGACACGGCCACCGCGATGCCCGCGAGGTTGTCGTTGGCCAGCGACGGGTGGCAGACGTGGCACGACACGATCACCTCGTCACTCACCTCGCCGGGCACGACGTGCTCGCCGTAGGTGAGCGAGCCGTCGGCCAGCGTCGAGTCGATCTTCACGTGGTAATCGCCCTCGGGCAACGCGTCGAGCACGTCCTGCGCGACGCAGAAACCCCAGGTGAGCGAGTAGTAGCTGGTGCGGTAGGGGACCCAGGAGGGGCTTTCGGGCAGCGTGTGCAGGCGCCCGCGCAGCTCGGCGAGGCTCATCGTCTCGTCCACCGGCACGCTGTAACCGACCACGTGCAGGTTCGACTCGCGGAAGTCGATCACGCGCCGGCCGGAGGCATCCGCGACGTACGCGTCGCGGATGTTCCACTCCTGCGGCACGGTCCAGTCCAGCACCTGCGTGCCGGTGGGCACCTCGTGCACCCGCAGGTCCAGGTGCTCACCGACGATCGCCAGCGTCTGCCGGACGCCGTCCCCCGTGATGCTGCGGCAGAGCGGGTACAGCCGCTCCACCAGCGCGTGCATCTCGCCCCCCGTGAGCATCAGCGCTGCCGCAGCGTGTCGTCGACGGCCCCCTCGGCCTGCCGGTCGGACAGCCAGTTGAGCCGCGTGAAGCGGCGCTCGAACTGCTGCTTGGTGAGCTCGTAGGCGCGGTAGGCGTCGATCAGCTGCAGCGCGCCGTCCTTCACCCCCCACTCGCACTCGAAGCCCGGGATCGCCTCGCGGAAGCGCGAGAAGTCCACGCGGTACGAGCGCGGGTCGGCACCGGCCTCGCCGGTGATCCGCAGCTTGGAGCCCGGCACGGCCTCCACGACCTCCTGCGCGATCTCCGCCACCGTCACGTTGTTGCGCTCGGTGCCGATGTTGAACGCCTTGTTGTGCACGGCCTCGCGCGGCGCGTCGAGCGCGGCGGTGAAGGCGCGGGCGATGTCACGCGCGTGGACCAGCGGCCGCCACGGCGTGCCGTCGGACAGCACGAGCACCTCGCCCGAGAGGTAGGCGTGGCCGACGAGATTGTTGAGCACGATGTCCGCGCGTAGCCGCGGCGAGAAGCCGAACGCGGTGGCGTTGCGCATGTACACCGGCGTGAAGTCGTCGTCCGCGAGCTTGGAAACCTCGTCCTCCACACGCACCTTCGACTCGGCGTACGGCGTGACCGGCCGCAGCGGCGCGTCCTCGTCGACCAGGCCGCTGCCGCCCGAGGCGCCGTAGACCGAGCAGGTGGACGCGTAGAGGTACCAGCCGGCGCCGGCGTCCTTGGCCAGCTGCGCGAGCCGGACCGACGCGTGGTGGTTGATGTCGTAGGTGAGCTCCGGCGCGAGCGAGCCCAGCGGGTCGTTCGACAGCGCGGCCAGGTGGATCACCGCGTCGAAGCCCTCGAGGTGCTCGGGCCGCACGTCGCGCAGGTCCACGTTGATCGTCGGCAGGTCCTTCGGTGCCGGGCCCAGCAGGCAGCTCGCGAAGAGCCCCGAGTCGAGGCCGACGACGTCGTGCCCGGCTTCGGTGAGCACCGGCGCCATCACCGTGCCGAGGTATCCCGTGTGCCCGGTCAGCAACACCCGCATGTCAGTCAGCCCCTCAGGTCGAGAACGAGTTTGTTCAGTTCGAACGCTTCCGCGTACCGCTGCTGGCACTCGATGCCGCGGATGCGCGCGAGGCCAAGGAAGGCCTCGCGGTCGTACCAGGGGCGGTGCCGCTGGGAGGCGTAGTGCTCCTGCAGCAGCCGCACCTTCTGCTCGGCCAGCTCGTCCGCGAGCGGGACGTAGGCCGGGGGGCGGCCGAGGTCGCCGTCCCACTTCACGATCTCGTAGCCCAGCGCCAGGTACCCGCGGTAGACCGTGGGAACCAGCTGCGCGAGGCCGCGGTGGTCCTGGTGCGCGTCGGCCGTGCGCGGTGCGAAGACCACGTCCGGGTCGGTGCGCTGCTTGAGCTCCTCCAGCGCGTTCTTGGCCTCGTCCCAGTGTGCCGGGAGGCGGCCGTCGGGGAGCTTCAGCACCGTGACGTCGAGGTCCGCGCCCGGGCAGAACGCGGCGAGCGCGGCCCGTTCCTCGGCCTCGCGTTCGGTGCCGCCGCCCGACAGCACCAGCGCGTCGACGCGGAGACCGGGCCGCTGCTCGCAGATCGTGAGCAGCGTCCCGCCGGCGCCGATGGCGATGTCGTCGCAGTGCGCACCCAGCACCACGACGCTGTCGAGCTTTTCCGTGCCGAGCCTGATCACGCGTGCACCCGGTCCCGTTCCCACAGCGCCCACGGCCGGTCGCCGCGGGTGTAGCCCTCGTCGAGCGCGAAGCGTTCCTTCACGGTGTCAGTCGGCTTCCAGAATCCGCGGTACGGGTAGGCCAGCAGCCGGCCGCGCTTGGCGAGCTCGCCGCAGCCGTCGGCGACGAGGTCGCCGTTTTCGGGGATGTGGTCGAAGATCTCCTGGCGCAGCACGAAGTACCCGCCGTTCTCCCACAGCGGCATGTCGCTGACCGGGGTGATCGCGCCGATGAGCCCACCCTCGTCCATCTCCACGCAGTGGAACGAAGACTGCGGCGGCACGACCATCATCGACGCGCCGGCGTCGGTCTGCTCGAAGCGCTCGACCATCTTGTCCAGCGGCGCGTCGGTGAGCACGTCGGCGTAGTTGGCGAGGAACATCTCGTCGCCGTCGAGGTACTCGCGCACGCGGCGCAGGCGCTCGCCGATCGGCGACTCGATGCCGGTCTGCACGAAGGAGATGGTCCAGTCGGAGATGTCGGTGCTCAGGAGTTCGGGTTTTCCGCCGCGGAGCACGAAGTCGTTGGACGTCGTCTCCTTGTAGTTGAGGAAGAACTCCTTGATGTGGTGGGCGCCGTAGCCCAGGCACAGCACGAACTCGGTGTGGCCGAAGTGCGCGTAGTAGCGCATCACGTGCCAGATCAGCGGTCTCGGGCCGACCATGGCCATCGGCTTGGGCACGTCGGAGGCGTCTCCGTTGCGCATTCGCATGCCGTAGCCGCCGCAGAACAGGACTACCTTCACTGCTTCACCTCGACGATCTCGAGACGGGGGATCGGGAACACGAGCCGCCCGCCCCAGTCGTCTACATAGGACAGTTGTTCGGTGAGTTCCTTCCTGAGGTTCCAGGGAAGGACGAGGACGTAGTCGGGCTTGTCGGCCGCGATCCGCTCGGGTTCGAGGATCGGCACGCGCGTGCCCGGGGTGTACCGGCCGTGCTTGTACGGGTTGCGGTCGACGGTGTAGGCGAGCACATCGGGGCGGATGCCGCAGTGGTTCAGCAGCGTGTTGCCCTTGCCGGGTGCGCCGTAGCCCACCACGGTCTTGCCCTCCTTGGCCGCCTTGACCAGGAACTCCAGCAGGTCGAGGCGCACGCGCGTGACGCGCTCGGCGAACTCGGTGTAGCCCGACAGCTCGTGCAGGCCCGCGGCCTTCTCGCGCTCCAGCACGTCGACCATCCGCGCGCTCGGCTCGCCGGCGACCTCCATCGGTCGCGCCCACAGGCGGATCGAGCCACCGTGCGTCGGCAGCAGCTCGACGTCCACAACGGACAGTCCGCCGACCGCGAGCGCCCGGCGCGCGGATTCCACGGTGTAGTACTGGAAGTGCTCGTGGTAGATCGTGTCGTACTGGTTCTCGCTGATCAGCGTGAGCAGGTGCTGCACCTCGATGCTGACCCAGCCGTCGTCGGCCACCAGGGCGCGCAGGCCGTGGGTGAAGCCGATGATGTCGGGGATGTGCGCGTACACGTTGTTCGCCGCGACGAGGTCCGCCGGCCCGTGTTCCTCACGCACGTCGCGCCCCGTCTCGGGACTGAGGAACGCCGTCTTCGTCGGCACGCCCTTGTCGCGCGCCGCCTGCCCGACGTTCACCGACGGCTCGATGCCCAGGCACCGGATGCCCCGCTCGACGACGTGCTGCAGCAGGTAACCGTCGTTGCTCGCCACCTCGACCACGAACGAGCCGGACCCCAGCCCGAGCCGCTCGGCCGATTCGGTGACGTACTGCTTGGCGTGCTCGACCCACGAGGTCGAGTACGACGAGAAGTACGCGTAATCGGTGAACGTGTCCTCGGGAGTGATCAGCGGGGGGATCTGCGCCAGCCAGCACTCCGTGCAGACCTGCAGGTGCAGCGGGTAGGTGTTCTCGGGCTCGACCAGCTGTTCCGCGGTCAGGAACCGCTCACACGGCGGGGTCGCTCCGAGATCGACGACACTCACCAGAGCTGTCGAACCGCAGAGTCGGCATGTGGTCATCAACGGGCTCCTCGGCTCGCGGCTTGCGTGCTAGACACGTCGATGACCAGCGGGGGGTCGTTACAGCGAGCGTGTGAGCGGTGGACCACCGTTTTCCGAATGAGATGTGCTCGGCCCGGTTCGCAGCGCTTTTCCCGGCTTGTTCGCCTGGTGGGAGCAGGGGATTGGCGTGGTCTTTACCTTGCCCGGCGGCGTGTGCGGAGAGTAAACGCCGCGCCGGGGTGCGTGGGTTTTTCCCGCACCCCGGCGAGGGATTGTGACTGTG
Protein-coding regions in this window:
- a CDS encoding DUF4910 domain-containing protein — translated: MLTGGEMHALVERLYPLCRSITGDGVRQTLAIVGEHLDLRVHEVPTGTQVLDWTVPQEWNIRDAYVADASGRRVIDFRESNLHVVGYSVPVDETMSLAELRGRLHTLPESPSWVPYRTSYYSLTWGFCVAQDVLDALPEGDYHVKIDSTLADGSLTYGEHVVPGEVSDEVIVSCHVCHPSLANDNLAGIAVAVSLAQELAVEKPHFTYRFLFMPGTIGAITWLARNVEHVDRVKHGVVLACAGDRGSLTYKRSRRGDADIDRVMAHVLKDKPHEIREFSPYGYDERQFCSPGFNLGVGSLTRTPYAGYPEYHTSADNPAFVSPEAMEDTLDTLQTAFSVLERNRRYVNLSPYGEPQLGKRGLYDSLGGRSDAKEAQLAMLWVLSYSDGEHSLLDIAERAGLPFGAVATAAQALQVAGLLKE
- a CDS encoding NAD(P)-dependent oxidoreductase, whose protein sequence is MRVLLTGHTGYLGTVMAPVLTEAGHDVVGLDSGLFASCLLGPAPKDLPTINVDLRDVRPEHLEGFDAVIHLAALSNDPLGSLAPELTYDINHHASVRLAQLAKDAGAGWYLYASTCSVYGASGGSGLVDEDAPLRPVTPYAESKVRVEDEVSKLADDDFTPVYMRNATAFGFSPRLRADIVLNNLVGHAYLSGEVLVLSDGTPWRPLVHARDIARAFTAALDAPREAVHNKAFNIGTERNNVTVAEIAQEVVEAVPGSKLRITGEAGADPRSYRVDFSRFREAIPGFECEWGVKDGALQLIDAYRAYELTKQQFERRFTRLNWLSDRQAEGAVDDTLRQR
- a CDS encoding PIG-L deacetylase family protein, whose protein sequence is MIRLGTEKLDSVVVLGAHCDDIAIGAGGTLLTICEQRPGLRVDALVLSGGGTEREAEERAALAAFCPGADLDVTVLKLPDGRLPAHWDEAKNALEELKQRTDPDVVFAPRTADAHQDHRGLAQLVPTVYRGYLALGYEIVKWDGDLGRPPAYVPLADELAEQKVRLLQEHYASQRHRPWYDREAFLGLARIRGIECQQRYAEAFELNKLVLDLRG
- a CDS encoding glucose-1-phosphate cytidylyltransferase, with the protein product MKVVLFCGGYGMRMRNGDASDVPKPMAMVGPRPLIWHVMRYYAHFGHTEFVLCLGYGAHHIKEFFLNYKETTSNDFVLRGGKPELLSTDISDWTISFVQTGIESPIGERLRRVREYLDGDEMFLANYADVLTDAPLDKMVERFEQTDAGASMMVVPPQSSFHCVEMDEGGLIGAITPVSDMPLWENGGYFVLRQEIFDHIPENGDLVADGCGELAKRGRLLAYPYRGFWKPTDTVKERFALDEGYTRGDRPWALWERDRVHA
- a CDS encoding class I SAM-dependent methyltransferase, with translation MTTCRLCGSTALVSVVDLGATPPCERFLTAEQLVEPENTYPLHLQVCTECWLAQIPPLITPEDTFTDYAYFSSYSTSWVEHAKQYVTESAERLGLGSGSFVVEVASNDGYLLQHVVERGIRCLGIEPSVNVGQAARDKGVPTKTAFLSPETGRDVREEHGPADLVAANNVYAHIPDIIGFTHGLRALVADDGWVSIEVQHLLTLISENQYDTIYHEHFQYYTVESARRALAVGGLSVVDVELLPTHGGSIRLWARPMEVAGEPSARMVDVLEREKAAGLHELSGYTEFAERVTRVRLDLLEFLVKAAKEGKTVVGYGAPGKGNTLLNHCGIRPDVLAYTVDRNPYKHGRYTPGTRVPILEPERIAADKPDYVLVLPWNLRKELTEQLSYVDDWGGRLVFPIPRLEIVEVKQ